The genomic window GCTGGCTGCCTTTTACTTTATCGACAAGCCCACGGCTTTCCGCCGCTTCTGGTAACGCGATACGCAAAACCCGAGTCCCGCGATTCGCTTGCGGTCAAGGACTGACTCACAATCTCAACCGCTTCATGCGTCGCACGAAGACTCGTTATGCCCGCAAAGGCGGAAACGCGGCCTCGCGCACCACGACCTGCGGCAGCAGGCGCGCGACATCCTCCAGCCGGCAGAGTTCGGTCCCTGGACTCAGGAGCGCCGCCGAGCCGGCCGCCACCGCGTATCGGAGCGCTGCGTCCGGGCTTTTGTTCTGCGCCAGCGCCAAGACCATCGCGCCGGTGAAGCTGTCGCCCGCCCCCACCACGCTCACCGCCTCGATCGGCAAACCCTCCGCGCGCCAGACCCGGTCGCGGCCGATCAGCAGCGCGCCCTCCGGCCCGCGCGTGAGCGCGATCAGCTCGACGAGACCAGCGCCAATGAGCTTGCGCGCCGCGCGCACCAGGGCCGCGTCGTCGCGCGACGTCTCTCCGGTCAGTTCACAGAATTCGCGCCTGTTCGGTTTAATCAGATAGATGCCGCGCGCCACCGCCGCCTTCAGCGCCGCGCCCGAACTGTCCACCACCACCTTCGCGCCCCTGGCTTTGGCAATGTCGGTCGCGCGTGCGAAGAAATCCTCCGGCAGCCCCGGCGGCAGGCTGCCGCTGGCGACCAGGAAGTCGGGCGCAGGATCGGCACTCTGAAGCCACGATAGACATTCGTCCGCTTCCGCCTCGCTCAGCGCCGGCCCCGGCAACAGGAAGCGATATTGCCGGCCGGTCGAGTCCTCAAAGACCGTAAAATTCTCCCGGGTCTCCTCGCGTGCGGCAATGACCAGGCTCTGCACCCCCTCCTGATCAACCAGACTTCGCAGCAACCCGCCCGCAATTCCGCCGGCCGGATAAATCGCCGCGACCTCGCCGCCGAGCCGCTTCACCGCGCGGGCGACATTGATCCCGCCGCCGCCCGGATGGCGGCGTGCCGGCGCGCAGCGCAATTTGGTGAATGGCTCGATCTTGCCTAGTTTCGTTGAAATATCGATGGCCGGATTCGCGGTCAGGGTGATGATCTTGGTCAATGGCGCTTCGTGCTCGGAAGATTATGAGTTCATGGAAGAGAGCTTGATAGCATGACTGACAACGGCACGTCGCGCCCGCAACTGAAGATCCGACGGATCAATCTTGATACCGGGCGGGAAAACGTCGCAGTGATCTCGCGCCGATCAAAGGCGCTGCGGCCGGAGGTCTTCCGCGGGTTCAGCCGCGTCGAGGTGCGCCGGGATTCGAAGGTGCTGCTGGCGACGCTTCTGATCACGGACGATGACGCGCTTGTTGGCCCCGACGAAATCGGCCTGTCGGACCCCGCCTTTCGCCGCTTTGGCTGCCCGGCCGGAGGATTCGCGAGCGTGACGCCGTCGGCGCCGCCCGCCAGCATGGATTCCGTCCGCGCCAAGATCCAGGGGCGCACCCTCACCGGGGGGGAGATCGCCGGCATCGTGAGCGATCTCACGCATTATCGCTATTCGGATATGGAGATCGCCGCATTCCTGTTTGCCTTCGCCAGCTTCACCACCAGCGACGAATTGCTGGCGCTCACGCAGGTCATGGCCAAGACCGGCACGGAGCTGCGTTGGGACACACCGATCGTCGTCGACAAGCATTGCATCGGCGGAATTCCCGGCAATCGCACCTCGATGGTCGTGGTGCCGATCGTGGCCGCGCACGGGCTGATGATTCCCAAAACCTCCTCGCGCGCCATCACCTCGCCCGCCGGCACCGCCGACACTATGGAAGTGCTCGCCCGCGTCGATCTCGGCGTCGACGAGATGAAAGAGGTCGTCGGCGCCTGCAACGGCTGCCTGGTCTGGGGCGGGCATGTCAATCTGGCGCCGGCCGACGACATTCTCATTTCGGTGGAACGCCCGCTGAGCCTCGACACCCGCGAGCAGATGGTGGCCTCGATCATCTCCAAGAAGCTCGCTGCGGGATCGACGCATCTCCTGCTCGACGTGCCGGTAGGCCCGACCGCCAAGGTGGCCAATGCCACCGAAGCCATGCGCCTGCGCAAGCTGTTCGAATTCGTCGGCGACCGTTTCGGCATTTCCATCGAAGTCGTCACCACCGACGGCCGCCAGCCGATTGGGTCGGGCATCGGGCCGGTGCTGGAGGCGCAGGATGTCATGGCGGTCCTGTCCAACGATCCCGCGGCGCCGCCCGATCTGCGCGAGAAATCGCTGCGGCTCGCCGCGCACTTGCTGGAATACGACCCGAAGCTGCGCGGCGGCGCCGGCTATACGCGCGCCCGTGACTTGCTGGCGAGCGGCGCCGCCCTCAAGCAGATGCAGAAGATCATCGATGCGCAGGGTCCCTCGGTCTGCCGCACCGATCTCGGCACGCTGACCATCGACGTGCCGGCGCCGGCCGACGGAATCGTCATGTCGATCGATTGCCTGCGGCTCAACCGCATTGCGCGCACCGCCGGCGCGCCGATCGACAAGGGCGCCGGCATCAGGATTTTCAAGAAGATCGGCGACCGCGTGGAGCAAGGCGAGCCGCTCTATCGCATCCATTGTCTTGACCAGCCTGAGCACGGGCTTGCGGCGGCGGCGGCCAGGAGCGACGCAGGCTATGTGGTCGACGGGCACCGGACGCGGCAAGGCGACGCACAGCCGTGACCGCAGCCCTCATCCATGCCTTGTCGTCTGCGGCCGGCGACGCCAAACGGCTGGGCGACTCGCTCGGCATCGCCACGCATGACATTGCCGTTCACGGCTTTCCCGACGGCGAATTGCGCGTGACGGTCGCCGCCGCCTCGCCCGTCGCCATCGTCTATGCGCCGCTTGACAGGCCGAATGACAAGCTCATCACGATCCTGTTCGCGGCCGAGGCCTTGCGGCGCAATGGCGCGCGCCGTGTCATCCTGGTTGCGCCCTATCTCTGCTACATGCGCCAGGACGCCGCGTTTCGCGCCGGTGAAGCGATCAGCCAACGCGTGATCGGCCGGCTGCTCGCCGATGCATTCGATCGCATCGTCACCGTCGACGCGCATCTGCATCGCACGCGCGATATTCGCAAAGTGTTTCCGGGCGCGGAGGCGGACGATCTGTCGGCGGTGCCGGCGATTGCCGCCGCCTTGCGAAAGTCCGGGCTCGATCCGGCGACCATCGTCGTGGGACCGGACTCTGAATCCCGCGCCTGGGTCGGCCACCTCGCCGCCGAGCTCGGGCTTGCCGCGACGGTGGCCGACAAGCGGCGGCACGACGACCTCTCGGTCGACATCACCTTTGCCGACACGGCAAAGCTCGCGGAGCGTCCCGCTTTGCTGCTGGACGACATCGTCTCCTCCGGCGGCACTCTGATCGCATGCGCGAATGCGCTCGGCGCGGCCGGCGCGCGCTCGGTCGACGCGATCGTCACCCACGCCTTGTTTCCGATGGACCTGATGCCCTCTTTCAAAGCCGCCGGCATACGCTCGCTGCGCTCGACCCACAGCGTTCCGCATCCCACGAACGCCATTCCGCTCGATGATATTCTTGCCGAAGCGCTGCGCGGCGAGCTTGTCGACCGCGTCGCCGGAGACATGCCATGACGGTGACAATCCGCTTTTGCGGCGCGGCGCGCACGGTCACCGGCTCCGCCTTTCTGTTCGAAAACGGCCACGGCCGCCTCCTGGTCGATTGCGGGATGTTTCAGGGCTCGAAGACGCTGAAGGCCCTGAATTACGGCGACTTCCCGTTTCGGCCGGCTGAGATCGGCGCCGTGCTGCTGACCCATGCGCATATCGATCACAGCGGCCTGATCCCTAAGCTGGTGAAGCAGGGCTTCGCCGGACACGTTCATGCCACGCGCGGCACCATCGACCTGTGTTCTTATCTCCTGCCGGATGCCGGCAGCATCCAGGAATCCGAAGTATCCTCGCTCAATTACCGCAACCGCGCGCGCGGCCGTTCCGAGGTCACGCCGATCTACACCCAGGCCGACGCCATCTGGACGCTGAATGCATTCCGACCGGTCGATTACGAAACCTGGTTTTCACCCATGCGCGGCGTGCGTGCGCGCTACTGGAATGCCGGCCACCTGCTCGGATCGGCCTCGATCGAGCTCGAATTTGAGAACGAAGGCAACAAAGGCGAGGCCTTGCGCATCCTGGTCTCCGGCGATATCGGCCCCGATTC from Pseudorhodoplanes sp. includes these protein-coding regions:
- a CDS encoding ribose-phosphate diphosphokinase — its product is MTAALIHALSSAAGDAKRLGDSLGIATHDIAVHGFPDGELRVTVAAASPVAIVYAPLDRPNDKLITILFAAEALRRNGARRVILVAPYLCYMRQDAAFRAGEAISQRVIGRLLADAFDRIVTVDAHLHRTRDIRKVFPGAEADDLSAVPAIAAALRKSGLDPATIVVGPDSESRAWVGHLAAELGLAATVADKRRHDDLSVDITFADTAKLAERPALLLDDIVSSGGTLIACANALGAAGARSVDAIVTHALFPMDLMPSFKAAGIRSLRSTHSVPHPTNAIPLDDILAEALRGELVDRVAGDMP
- a CDS encoding thymidine phosphorylase family protein yields the protein MTDNGTSRPQLKIRRINLDTGRENVAVISRRSKALRPEVFRGFSRVEVRRDSKVLLATLLITDDDALVGPDEIGLSDPAFRRFGCPAGGFASVTPSAPPASMDSVRAKIQGRTLTGGEIAGIVSDLTHYRYSDMEIAAFLFAFASFTTSDELLALTQVMAKTGTELRWDTPIVVDKHCIGGIPGNRTSMVVVPIVAAHGLMIPKTSSRAITSPAGTADTMEVLARVDLGVDEMKEVVGACNGCLVWGGHVNLAPADDILISVERPLSLDTREQMVASIISKKLAAGSTHLLLDVPVGPTAKVANATEAMRLRKLFEFVGDRFGISIEVVTTDGRQPIGSGIGPVLEAQDVMAVLSNDPAAPPDLREKSLRLAAHLLEYDPKLRGGAGYTRARDLLASGAALKQMQKIIDAQGPSVCRTDLGTLTIDVPAPADGIVMSIDCLRLNRIARTAGAPIDKGAGIRIFKKIGDRVEQGEPLYRIHCLDQPEHGLAAAAARSDAGYVVDGHRTRQGDAQP
- a CDS encoding 1-phosphofructokinase family hexose kinase, with the translated sequence MTKIITLTANPAIDISTKLGKIEPFTKLRCAPARRHPGGGGINVARAVKRLGGEVAAIYPAGGIAGGLLRSLVDQEGVQSLVIAAREETRENFTVFEDSTGRQYRFLLPGPALSEAEADECLSWLQSADPAPDFLVASGSLPPGLPEDFFARATDIAKARGAKVVVDSSGAALKAAVARGIYLIKPNRREFCELTGETSRDDAALVRAARKLIGAGLVELIALTRGPEGALLIGRDRVWRAEGLPIEAVSVVGAGDSFTGAMVLALAQNKSPDAALRYAVAAGSAALLSPGTELCRLEDVARLLPQVVVREAAFPPLRA